A single genomic interval of Gouania willdenowi chromosome 10, fGouWil2.1, whole genome shotgun sequence harbors:
- the LOC114470775 gene encoding uncharacterized protein LOC114470775, with the protein MLALDSAKLATPSELPCPVANSRLTSGILKITGLLEGGGVCGIPTDTVYALAASCKNPQAIEKIYKIKERPAEKPICICISSVEQLVAAKPPFSPLLWEFMRNVYPGGISCIVSKGDWLLRLGVGQAYERVGTKDSIMIRVPDHTVTGHLCDITGPLAITSANPSGEPDSTHHRMVINRLGHKIQGVLCDGHSNEVVASTVINCLKIDEGTISVVREGCVPAVKVQQIFNRVKSSMV; encoded by the exons ATGCTTGCTCTG GATTCGGCTAAACTAGCAACACCCTCAGAGCTTCCCTGTCCTGTGGCAAACTCGCGACTTACCAGTGGTATCTTGAAGATCACTGGTCTTCTTGAAGGAGGAGGTGTCTGTGGAATACCTACTGACACCGTGTATGCCCTCGCTGCCTCCTGCAAGAATCCTCAAGCAATAGAGAAAATCTACAAGATTAAA GAGAGACCAGCAGAAAAACCAATATGCATTTGCATCTCAAGTGTGGAGCAGCTGGTTGCAGCCAAACCTCCATTCAGTCCTCTGCTGTGGGAATTCATGAGGAACGTGTATCCTGGAGGCATCAGCTGCATCGTCAGCAAAGGGGACTGGCTTCTCAGGCTCG GTGTAGGCCAAGCATATGAGCGCGTTGGTACCAAGGATAGCATCATGATCCGAGTTCCTGACCACACAGTGACTGGTCATTTATGTGACATCACGGGTCCGCTTGCCATTACATCAGCCAATCCTAGCGGAGAGCCAGACAGCACCCACCACCGCATGGTTATCAA TCGCCTGGGACACAAGATCCAAGGAGTTCTCTGTGATGGCCACTCTAATGAAGTGGTTGCTTCCACTGTGATCAACTGCCTGAAGATTGATGAAG GAACCATCTCAGTAGTGAGAGAGGGCTGCGTTCCTGCAGTGAAAGTCCAGCAGATCTTCAACAGAGTCAAAAGTTCGATGGTGTGA
- the LOC114471633 gene encoding uncharacterized protein LOC114471633, producing MAQTDSLHMSVGILGISGGALLLSVNNYGSSPDKDFIPHNALGLLLLITAAIVAYAGISYSRSRGCLFSTLCLTVSALWCGLGLVYILVGQKVLLRTDLKSALVPGLAAFTLALLIIGISALTGKKTVLFLIAVGISVSCAHQIADVSVVGFGQSATAAVYLLVFVVCVYFGCGRLLSTITCGKVEPPGTSMKNKVVSPEQIQGCSNAVSVCLVMNLLSASVAACPLLGVVPQSFVGHVPWLWTAGVFQLVMCILLYRAMDMLAATFFAFTALLRFAEGYTLLLLVYSIKPVSTVPFPIVFSSLFLVIAMFSCLKSVLDGLYQLFFAAYCIAIAAQPQSLFQQGSQAVQAVIFILSAGMLLITTFNMISHTTIPTGKGLVKALVTRMQRVSLRPDNKELHAPYLGYSKYADAEVLGHACNVLAAFAITVTVGDRNPLSVLILPWVVMAGGILQLLCASVAFARGKTFESTVFMLYGVMWAVWGLMRYGGLYGETKGFNMAVGIISFMLCNCLVTAAAMLLSVAWFIYALTFQLILISFLLDAVDVLPFGYDIGASIVFGLVSFYFFIAHIFNSSFLSPQIPLGNAVLRLSGVGGGADMCPHVAAHRSTSVQQIADILKNGGICGVPTDTVYVLVAACNRPDAVVKAYKVKKQAQDRPMSLWISSIKQLEPVRHLMSPLLLDFMQAAWPSSISMVIPRGPWMDTFGLGEAAKHIGTPESIAIRSPDCSVVTHLINLVGPIAVTSANPTGEADTTHHNQVFAKLGEKVDGVLCDGPSPENVASTVVDCTKIETGHIGFFRVGLISKSKVLRIFEEVQKRHRLGQVNPAFEWDQSNSQQEKPLKEDKELELKEESGNSIPSTVPVENSPGVQNRF from the exons ATGGCTCAAACCGACTCACTGCACATGTCCGTGGGAATCCTGGGCATCTCCGGTG GTGCTCTCCTGCTCTCTGTGAACAACTATGGCAGTTCTCCAGACAAAGACTTCATACCCCATAATGCACTGGGGCTTCTCCTGCTCATTACTGCAGCTATTGTGGCTTATGCAG GGATCTCTTACAGTCGGTCCCGTGGCTGCCTGTTTTCCACTTTGTGTCTGACTGTCTCGGCCCTCTGGTGTGGCTTAGGTCTAGTTTACATCCTGGTCGGTCAGAAAGTCTTGCTGcgtacagatctcaagtcagcTCTGGTTCCAGGCCTGGCAGCTTTCACTCTAGCCCTGCTTATCATCGGCATCAGTGCTCTCACTGGGAAAAAGACTGTGTTGTTTCTTATCGCGGTAGGGATTTCTGTGTCTTGTGCACATCAAATTGCCGATGTGTCGGTTGTTGGTTTTGGTCAGTCTGCAACCGCCGCCGTCTACTTACTTGTCTTTGTGGTTTGTGTCTACTTTGGTTGCGGGCGTCTCCTCTCTACAATCACTTGTGGTAAAGTGGAACCTCCAGGAACCAGCATGAAGAATAAAGTGGTCAGCCCAGAGCAGATACAGGGATGTAGCAATGcagtgtcagtgtgtttggtcATGAACTTGCTGTCAGCCTCTGTAGCAGCCTGTCCTCTGTTAGGTGTGGTCCCTCAGTCTTTTGTTGGTCACGTTCCCTGGCTGTGGACAGCTGGAGTGTTCCAGCTTGTCATGTGCATCCTCCTGTACCGTGCTATGGACATGCTAGCTGCCACTTTCTTCGCTTTCACAGCCTTGCTAAGATTTGCGGAAGGTTATACTTTACTGCTATTAGTTTATTCTATCAAGCCTGTCTCCACAGTTCCTTTCCCGATTGTCTTCTCCAGCCTTTTCCTGGTTATTGCTATGTTCAGCTGTCTGAAGAGCGTGCTTGATGGTCTCTACCAGTTATTCTTTGCAGCCTATTGTATTGCCATTGCAGCCCAGCCTCAGAGTTTATTCCAACAAGGCTCTCAGGCTGTACAGGCAGTCATATTTATACTTTCAGCTGGTATGCTTTTAATCACCACATTCAACATGATCTCCCACACCACAATTCCAACTGGGAAGGGTTTAGTTAAGGCTTTAGTAACCAGAATGCAAAGAGTTTCTTTAAGGCCAGACAATAAAGAGCTGCACGCACCTTATCTGGGTTACTCTAAATATGCAGACGCAGAGGTATTAGGCCATGCTTGCAATGTGTTAGCTGCTTTTGCAATCACGGTCACAGTTGGTGACAGAAATCCTCTGAGTGTGCTAATCCTGCCCTGGGTGGTGATGGCTGGTGGGATCCTCCAGCTGCTTTGTGCTTCTGTTGCCTTCGCTCGCGGCAAAACCTTTGAAAGCACTGTTTTCATGCTCTATGGGGTGATGTGGGCAGTTTGGGGCTTGATGCGCTATGGTGGCCTATACGGTGAAACCAAAGGCTTCAACATGGCTGTTGGTATCATCAGCTTCATGCTGTGTAACTGTTTGGTGACAGCTGCTGCCATGCTTCTAAGCGTTGCCTGGTTCATCTATGCGCTCACCTTCCAACTCATTCTCATTAGCTTCCTGCTGGATGCTGTAGATGTGCTTCCCTTCGGCTATGACATCGGAGCCTCCATAGTTTTTGGCCTGGTcagtttttatttcttcattgcACATATTTTCAACAGTAGCTTTCTGTCACCACAAATACCCCTGGGAAACGCTGTGCTCAGGTTGAGTGGAGTAGGTGGAGGGGCTGACATGTGTCCACACGTTGCAGCACACAGATCAACATCAGTCCAACAGATAGCAG ATATCCTAAAAAATGGTGGCATTTGTGGAGTGCCCACTGATACTGTCTATGTGCTGGTGGCTGCCTGCAACAGGCCGGACGCAGTTGTCAAAGCATACAA GGTGAAGAAGCAGGCACAGGACCGACCCATGTCCTTGTGGATCAGCTCCATCAAGCAGCTGGAGCCGGTGCGACACTTAATGAGCCCTTTACTGCTGGACTTCATGCAGGCAGCCTGGCCATCCTCTATTAGCATGGTTATACCCAGAG GCCCCTGGATGGACACTTTTGGTTTGGGGGAAGCAGCCAAACATATAGGCACTCCTGAAAGCATCGCAATACGCAGCCCAGACTGCTCTGTCGTCACTCATCTTATCAATCTG GTTGGGCCAATTGCTGTAACCTCAGCCAACCCTACGGGAGAAGCAGACACAACTCACCATAACCAGGTTTTTGCCAAACTGGGAGAAAAG GTGGATGGAGTGCTGTGTGACGGACCTTCCCCGGAAAATGTTGCATCAACCGTGGTTGACTGCACCAAGATTGAAACTGGACACATTGGTTTCTTCAGAGTGGGTCTCATTTCAAAGTCCAAG GTTCTTCGAATTTTTGAAGAGGTTCAGAAGCGGCACCGACTGGGACAAGTGAACCCTGCGTTTGAATGGGATCAGTCAAACTCCCAACAGGAAAAACCATTAAAAGAGGACAAAGAACTAGAGTTGAAAGAAGAAAGTGGAAATTCAATCCCATCCACAGTTCCAGTGGAAAACAGTCCTGGTGTCCAGAACAGGTTCTAG
- the LOC114471635 gene encoding LOW QUALITY PROTEIN: uncharacterized protein LOC114471635 (The sequence of the model RefSeq protein was modified relative to this genomic sequence to represent the inferred CDS: substituted 2 bases at 2 genomic stop codons): protein MTAPTSKLQETXNKQGFLSALPVLQDSELEEARRAFAELEEEFGEEYTQYSLHNVHQRYPWVSDLTKHSRVIQVVQALLGPDVILLDSRFICKYPVIKPVETQEGEERKTQPDGSTGEVGLPYVAWHQDMRYWGIAGGPVLSVWLALDDXLKDNGALQVIPGSHHSGMLPHHPAICPGNMLSVNQEIPKELVQVEEAVLCPLLAGQMSVHDGLLVHASDASTLQRRRCGFVIRYVPTCAYPVQDPDRPRKFHTTMLACGRDNFNHFSKKCY, encoded by the exons ATGACAGCACCCACTTCCAAACTGCAGGAGACCTAAAACAAGCAGGGCTTCCTCTCAGCGCTGCCTGTGCTGCAGGACTCAGAGCTGGAGGAGGCCAGACGAGCCTTTGCTGAACTGGAGGAGGAATTTG GTGAAGAGTACACGCAGTACAGCCTCCATAATGTCCACCAAAGGTATCCCTGGGTGTCAGatttaaccaaacattctcgTGTCATCCAAGTCGTCCAAGCTCTCTTGGGCCCTGACGTCATTCTGCTGGACTCTCGTTTCATCTGTAAATACCCAGTGATCAAACCAGTAGAAACCCAAGAGGGAGAGGAGAGGAAAACCCAGCCTGATGGAAGCACAGGGGAGGTTGGACTCCCGTATGTGGCCTGGCATCAGGACATGAG ATACTGGGGTATTGCTGGTGGCCCTGTGCTCTCTGTGTGGCTCGCTCTGGATGACTGACTGAAAGATAACGGTGCGCTTCAGGTCATTCCAG gAAGCCACCATTCTGGCATGTTGCCCCATCATCCAGCTATCTGTCCGGGCAACATGCTGTCAGTCAACCAGGAGATCCCAAAGGAGCTGGTACAGGTGGAGGAAGCTGTGCTTTGCCCACTGTTGGCTGGACAGATGTCT GTTCACGATGGGCTGCTTGTTCATGCGAGTGACGCTAGCACATTACAGAGGAGGCGCTGCGGCTTCGTGATCCGTTACGTTCCCACCTGTGCATACCCAGTACAG gATCCTGATCGTCCAAGGAAATTCCACACCACGATGCTGGCCTGTGGAAGAGACAACTTCAATCACTTCTCAAAGAAATGCTATTAA
- the LOC114471636 gene encoding glutamine amidotransferase-like class 1 domain-containing protein 3A, mitochondrial: MAKRVAVILSGCGLYDGTEIHEASAILVHLSRAGAKVQMFAPNGDQMHVVNHCDGNPTEEKRNILQESARIARGDVTDLAKIDESQFDAVIIPGGYGVAKNLSDWVVKNKDFIIHPHVEKLIKAFHKAGKPLGMCCIAPILAAKVIAGCELTMGHDKVSETWPHAGMTSAVKDLGSKHVNKDVEEAHVDVKNKMVSTCAFMCNAPIHRVFNGIGVMVNETLKLA, encoded by the exons ATGGCGAAGCGAGTAGCCGTTATTCTGTCAGGCTGTGGACTGTATGATGGCACTGAGATCCACGAGGCCTCGGCCATTCTTGTTCACCTCAGTCGGGCTGGAGCAAag GTGCAGATGTTTGCTCCAAATGGAGACCAGATGCATGTTGTAAACCACTGTGATGGAAACCCTACAGAGGAGAAGAGAAATATCCTACAAGAAAGTGCTCGTATTGCACGCGGGGACGTCACTGATCTGGCCAAGATTGACGAGTCACAGTTTGACGCTGTCATTATTCCAG GAGGATATGGTGTAGCTAAGAACCTGAGTGACTGGGTAGTGAAGAATAAGGATTTCATCATTCATCCACATGTTGAGAAGCTAATCAAGGCATTCCACAAAGCTGGAAAGCCTCTGGGAATGTGCTGCATCGCACCCATCCTGGCTGCAAAAGTCATCGCAGGCTGTGAGCTCACCATGGGGCACGACAAAGTCTCTGAAAC GTGGCCGCATGCTGGAATGACCAGTGCTGTCAAAGACCTGGGCTCCAAGCACGTCAACAAAGATGTGGAGGAGGCACATGTTGATGTGAAGAACAAGATGGTGTCCACCTGTGCTTTCATGTGCAACGCTCCCATTCATAGAGTGTTTAATGGAATAGGTGTGATGGTTAATGAGACGCTGAAACTGGCTTAA